In Lachancea thermotolerans CBS 6340 chromosome H complete sequence, a single genomic region encodes these proteins:
- the SRP68 gene encoding signal recognition particle subunit SRP68 (similar to uniprot|P38687 Saccharomyces cerevisiae YPL243W SRP68 Component of the signal recognition particle (SRP) ribonucleoprotein (RNP) complex that functions in protein targeting to the endoplasmic reticulum (ER) membrane) — protein sequence MSYYSPLGATFGVRIDRFLETAEDFDKYHQKLNRKLQKLRHHCRLTTKDTKRYSTKEKYSKITSDDYDKNKLFGTLMLLHAERDLALVESLKLKARLRGAMKKSEKKVVMTRLRKACKTSEQLTVLTQNEGDDFTRAEYAIYHKLCIVSYFSMCKPSKTRYTNKIAKELSLAIASLHYLQSKEKVSDEVASSIISQFEYLLRQHADAEVFTTSEVRNFIAKQVRQSSDDVLVQLITRSGYEAPIEDSVMGSEKSNLKEVQWRRFSAKVRDSKVAELISEATQIEPTDLAQFSNKLAKWQEAADAHSVFIAQKERDDEDEDVGEDDQILLTYIKYNSHFTTIQRDDIVFQKLWAQWSKSANKSKNLKLTKFKEIERIVHNLATYLQEVMDLPGVYSDDALMANLKLATTYYQLHLTAGCLASFYQSKQKYLEALALYIDGHKTLEVAAGEAVLQEPLPGNILTPEKVAALEDFIKVSWRGVISLAEYEKIASPGGKPSLEPSLIEKLGNPIVPRDVSLTNLFPTRPIVRPVGSKPTLFDLAFNYIGSDSQTPQNEPLIPEESRSVPKSNDAQEAPKKKGLFGLFGL from the coding sequence ATGAGCTATTACTCGCCTCTGGGCGCTACTTTTGGGGTTCGAATTGACCGGTTCCTCGAAACCGCGGAAGATTTCGATAAATACCACCAAAAACTCAACCGCAAGCTGCAGAAGTTGAGACATCATTGCCGATTGACAACAAAGGACACTAAGCGGTATTCAACGAAAGAAAAGTATTCAAAAATTACTAGTGATGACTacgacaaaaacaagctcttcggAACTCTCATGCTCTTGCATGCGGAAAGAGATCTGGCACTTGTGGAATCTTTGAAACTGAAGGCACGTCTAAGAGGCgcaatgaagaagagcgaaAAGAAGGTTGTCATGACAAGGTTGAGAAAAGCGTGTAAAACTTCAGAGCAGTTAACGGTGCTGACCCAGAATGAAGGCGATGACTTTACGCGTGCTGAATACGCGATCTATCACAAGCTCTGCATTGTAAGCTATTTCAGCATGTGCAAACCCTCGAAAACAAGATACACAAACAAAATTGCCAAAGAATTGTCTCTGGCCATCGCCTCCTTACACTACTTGCAGTCGAAAGAAAAGGTCAGTGATGAAGTTGCGAGCTCAATTATCTCCCAGTTCGAGTACCTCTTGAGGCAACATGCGGATGCCGAGGTGTTCACAACAAGCGAGGTGCGTAATTTTATAGCCAAACAGGTGCGCCAGAGCTCCGACGATGTTCTAGTGCAGCTGATAACTCGGTCCGGGTATGAGGCACCTATCGAAGATTCGGTGATGGGCTCAGAGAAGTCCAATCTAAAGGAGGTGCAGTGGAGACGTTTCTCAGCTAAGGTTAGGGACTCCAAGGTTGCAGAGCTTATTTCAGAAGCCACACAAATAGAGCCCACCGACCTTGCTCAGTTCAGCAACAAACTGGCCAAGTGGCAGGAGGCTGCAGACGCTCATAGTGTTTTCATAGCACAGAAGGAGCGTGATgatgaggacgaggacgttGGGGAGGATGACCAGATTCTGTTGACATACATCAAATACAATTCACACTTTACTACAATCCAACGCGATGATATCgtgtttcaaaagctgtgGGCCCAGTGGAGCAAGAGTGCAAATAAATCTAAAAACTTAAAATTgacgaagttcaaggaAATCGAGCGTATTGTTCACAACCTCGCGACGTACCTCCAAGAGGTTATGGACCTACCTGGTGTGTACTCTGACGACGCGCTCATGGCAAACTTGAAACTGGCAACAACCTACTATCAACTACATCTAACAGCAGGCTGTTTAGCATCCTTCTACCAATCCAAGCAGAAGTACCTGGAAGCTCTAGCGCTTTACATCGATGGCCATAAAACTCTTGAGGTGGCTGCCGGCGAGGCAGTTCTACAGGAGCCGCTACCGGGAAACATTTTGACCCCAGAAAAGGTGGCGGCTTTGGAGGATTTTATCAAGGTATCTTGGAGAGGGGTTATTTCTCTTGCTGAGTATGAGAAGATCGCGTCTCCCGGTGGAAAACCTTCACTTGAACCTTCTCTTATTGAGAAACTAGGTAACCCTATAGTTCCCAGAGATGTCTCTTTGACTAATCTCTTCCCAACGAGGCCCATAGTGAGACCCGTCGGTTCCAAGCCAACTTTGTTTGACCTGGCGTTTAATTACATCGGTAGTGACAGCCAAACACCGCAAAACGAGCCACTGATTCCCGAGGAGTCTCGCAGCGTGCCCAAATCAAATGACGCGCAGGAAGCTCCGAAGAAAAAAGGcctttttggccttttcGGCTTGTAA